The sequence GTACCCTTTTCAAATTCATCATCCATATCTAGATCAATGAAGACATTTTCTTTCTTATCTCCTTTCCTCTTTTTCCTCCACAAAATGCAACTGGCGGTTATCAAACCAAGAATCAGAATAGGTAATCCTATGCTTGATCCAACTACTAGTCCCTTGCTTCCTTTTCCCGAGGTGCTGAGTACTTCTTGAACATGAGTAATTGGAGGATCATTTGGAGTTTGACCTTGAATAGGATGATTTTTTGGATCTTGAAGTTGTATAGGAGGACTTGCACTAGGCTGATTGACATGTTCTGGAACTTTGACAGCATCAAAACTCGAATTGAAATCCCAAGACTTGACATTGTTTTTCTGAAACAATTGTCCAGTTGATGCTGAGAAGCCAAAACTAACATTCTCAGGCAAATAATCCCTCAGATCAACGGTGTAGCTTAGTTTGTCTCGACTATATTTTTTCTGAAATCCTGTGAAAACAACTTCAAGAACCTTGGAACTAGCATTGTAACTAATCCAAGCATCATTTTTCTTCCCAAGTTTAATGTCatttacccatattttagtAGCAACAGATTCCATAGAATTTATATTGATGCCTACATGTATGCCAAAGGGGTCCCAGGTATTAACAAATGTATCGAACTCTATAGCAACAAATGACTCATATGATGGCATGTTTTCTGTCTCAGCTTTAACAAGACCAAGGCCACTGCCAGACGAACCAACTGGAATACTCGAACCAACAGGAGCTAAGAAAAAGGCTAGTCCATCAGCAAAACTATCGTTACCATTTGAATCAATAACAAAAGAGAAATGTGTAGTAAAATCTGTCAATTCCCTTGTAGCCTTGTTCCATAACTGCAGTGTCTCAATGTATGTGGCGCGTCCTGTTTTTCCACCTAATGCCATGCTACGTTCATTAGGCGTGACTTGTATGCCCTCTTTCGTTACATAGGCGTCTCCAGTGACATTGATAGAGAGATTAACATGAGAAGTATCAATATCGGTGAATTTAAAGTTCAATGAATATAAAGAAGGGATAACAAAAATTACTAAAACTAGCAAGATGTTCAAAAATTTGCTGAGAAACATGGCTTAGATGGTATATGATACTTTTTGATATTTCAGACAAATTGCAGTTTAAGTAAACAGAGACACTCTGTGTACACTTCATTTGGATGAACTTGTTTGTCTTTACCTTTTGTTTTCTTGACAATATCAAGGATAGGCTATGGACGGCTTTGTTATATAAGCCATTGGTGGACTATTTCTTTATCTTCAATCTTTCGATATTTGGTATCTTACTTTCGATTAATTCGaaccaattacataaatttaGGTGGAAATATAATAGTTGGATAGCTTATATGAaagattttcaattatatatttaacaattcatttatttatgttttcagacttaaattttttgtttgtcctCAGACAACAATTGAATTGATCAACTCTTTTGTAATAGAAATTCAATTTTAGTTGTTTAATTAGCAAATTCTTTGTTTGTCCTAGGCAACAATTGGATTTGAACATATGCCATGTACTACCTCATGAGTCATGGGCTTAGGTTGTCTAAGCCCAATAGGCTTATTACAGGCCCAAAAAGAGGAATAAAACGATGAACAACAACATATTCGATATAAAATAGTAgagtttttggctaaaatcATCTTTAAAGTATGACTTAAACCTAAGTGAACAAAAACCACTGCAAGATtcatcattgtgttgatttttaaaaaaattcacaccaccaacaaaagaaaatgtgtCAAGTCAAATGAATATGTACACATGGTTAAGCTAGTTGAGTTGGggatttttcttatttatagaAATTGAGTGTTTATATCACattcaaacaaaatatattctaaattctaaatattctttGTAAAAAGTATGGTCAAATACAACTctaacttcaaaaatttcaagtaaagtattttttttcataacttAATAATGCCTATGTAATTTCAATAAATTTccaatatttttatacattgtATAAAATGTGAATTGCATTGTATATAGCATACGTACgtactaaatattttattaaagaaaatctcTAAATAGTTGggtgtaatatttttaaattgatttttttacataatttttgtaAACATCAGAACTCGTTGTATAAATATCTCAAGACTTACATATTGTTACAAGTTAATTTACTTGGTgatgcaaaaatatataaactaacaacatacaatatttaaattttgaaagtgaAAGATTTATTTTCTATCCATATCCTTATTCCTTTTAGGTAACTTTTGATCTTCTCGTTATGACTATGATAtgaccaaataaaaaaatattttttttataagttcaATTAGTCtcgtaataaaaaaatattaaacttaaaCTAGATTgattttagccaaaaactcTAAAATAGTATTGTATCCAAATATTCTCCTCAAGACCAAAACatgtaatttcaaattttacaaCAAAACCGACATCCTACATAAATCCCATCACACATAACATGCTCTTTTATACTAAATTGGATTCATGCTACATAGGGTCCTATTCAGAGAATAACGTTTCgtatttaaagatttttttatatttaaaatttaaatttaaaatatctcgtaaagatagaaataatttaatttgctATCTTACATGTATTGATATCTTCTCTTTTGTTGCTTTGCTCTCTATCCGATTAAAACGGATGCATAAAACTAAAAGCATGGAGTAATTGAAAACATCGAGATGCTCTTCTCTCCTTTAAATTAACctatgatttattttgtttccttAAATGCTACAAGATGCTATACTTTGTACTTCATTTTACCTAACTTCTttgttaaatataattttattattaaagggTGTGTCGAAGTtagtataataaaatttattaaattatttattttcatttttatccttactcaataaatatggaaaaaaataataatatatgatgaaaaagaaaataatactaaattcagatttaaataaaaaaaacattttaattaatattttttatagaacataaaataattatgacaAATGCAATAGATTGATTGAGATATTCGTTTATTCATTATATAGT comes from Solanum pennellii chromosome 1, SPENNV200 and encodes:
- the LOC107026066 gene encoding L-type lectin-domain containing receptor kinase IX.1-like; this encodes MFLSKFLNILLVLVIFVIPSLYSLNFKFTDIDTSHVNLSINVTGDAYVTKEGIQVTPNERSMALGGKTGRATYIETLQLWNKATRELTDFTTHFSFVIDSNGNDSFADGLAFFLAPVGSSIPVGSSGSGLGLVKAETENMPSYESFVAIEFDTFVNTWDPFGIHVGININSMESVATKIWVNDIKLGKKNDAWISYNASSKVLEVVFTGFQKKYSRDKLSYTVDLRDYLPENVSFGFSASTGQLFQKNNVKSWDFNSSFDAVKVPEHVNQPSASPPIQLQDPKNHPIQGQTPNDPPITHVQEVLSTSGKGSKGLVVGSSIGLPILILGLITASCILWRKKRKGDKKENVFIDLDMDDEFEKGTGPKKFSYGELARATNNFAEGQKLGEGGFGDVYKGLLKECNSYVAVKRVSKGSKQGIKEYASEVKIISRLRHRNLVQLIGWCHEKEKLHLVYELMPNESLDKHLFKEKSLLVWEIRWKIAQAIASALLYLHEEWEQCVVHRDIKASNVMLDSNFNAKLGDFGLARLIDHDKGSQTTMLAGTVGYMAPECIMNGKASKESDVYSFGIVALEIASGRRSINIKAPEDQVRLVEWVWNLYGTGGLVEATDPRLNKMFNEKEMERLMVIGLWCAHPDNKLRPSIRQAIHVLNSEAQLPNLPSRMPVATYSPPPLNMFSSPFSNTYEVNKQEQTMTYTVSSSVYTSSAASSTKSLL